One window of Tepidanaerobacter acetatoxydans Re1 genomic DNA carries:
- a CDS encoding amino acid ABC transporter ATP-binding protein: MILSVEGLYKSFKGKPVLNDINFQLGQNEILAIIGRSGVGKTTLLRCINNLVKCDRGTIIVDGMYLCKDDNGSTTYAKPAQMLQIRKKLGLVFQNFNLFPHMSVLGNIIEAPINVFGASKSEAENKAMELLEMLDLGDKANAYPFELSGGQRQRVAIARACALNPKIMCLDEPTSALDPELREGIALIIEKLARDGMGILIITHDMNFAKRVAHRIIFMDEGRIIKESSKEEFFNNIENERIKSFVMMD, translated from the coding sequence ATGATACTCAGCGTAGAGGGCTTGTATAAAAGCTTTAAGGGAAAACCCGTATTAAATGATATAAACTTTCAATTGGGACAAAATGAGATATTAGCAATAATAGGCCGATCCGGTGTGGGTAAAACTACCCTTTTAAGGTGCATAAACAATCTGGTCAAATGCGATCGGGGAACAATCATCGTAGACGGAATGTATCTGTGCAAAGATGACAACGGGAGCACTACTTATGCCAAACCGGCACAAATGCTGCAGATAAGAAAAAAGCTGGGCTTAGTTTTTCAAAACTTTAATCTTTTCCCACATATGTCGGTTTTAGGGAACATCATAGAAGCACCGATAAATGTTTTCGGTGCTTCTAAAAGCGAGGCTGAAAACAAGGCTATGGAGCTTTTGGAGATGCTGGATCTTGGCGATAAGGCAAATGCCTATCCTTTTGAACTTTCAGGAGGGCAAAGGCAGAGGGTAGCAATTGCACGAGCATGCGCCTTAAATCCAAAGATTATGTGTCTGGATGAGCCTACTTCGGCTCTGGACCCGGAGCTTAGGGAAGGCATCGCATTGATAATAGAAAAATTGGCCCGGGACGGAATGGGCATTTTAATAATAACCCATGATATGAATTTTGCAAAACGAGTTGCACATCGAATTATATTCATGGATGAAGGTCGGATTATAAAGGAGTCGAGTAAAGAAGAATTCTTTAATAATATTGAAAATGAAAGAATAAAAAGTTTTGTTATGATGGACTAA
- a CDS encoding DUF362 domain-containing protein: protein MTKKIYFADARVKSYDFKYSFVAKFEQILNMIDFKEFINEKDYVAVKTHFGSYGAHRIVRPIFLKKVVDKVKEAGGKPFVTDTVRIPGLEYLDVANMEGINHLSVGAPVILADGIFGQDQVKVKSGPILKEIGVASAIYHAPAMIVVSHCKGHVGSGFGGAIKNLGMGGISCKDTCGEAERGRIHFEENKHLNWLDDKCIRCGQCVDVCPHGAIKLMNDCIVIDKSICVKCGRCSRVCEAKALIVPITEEGFQAGLAESAHAVVSTFEKGRILYINFITEVQPECDCMPMADTPLVQDQGVLVSFDPVAIDQAAIDMINSAAPLAQSKAADKNVKKGDNILKAVTGKNAQLHIDAACKLGMGTKEYELITITEKDVSEGEGE, encoded by the coding sequence ATGACAAAAAAAATATATTTTGCGGATGCCAGGGTAAAGAGTTACGATTTTAAGTACAGTTTTGTGGCAAAGTTTGAACAGATACTTAATATGATTGATTTTAAAGAATTTATCAATGAAAAAGATTATGTTGCTGTTAAGACTCACTTCGGATCTTATGGAGCTCATCGCATCGTGCGCCCGATTTTTTTGAAAAAAGTGGTGGACAAGGTAAAGGAAGCAGGCGGCAAGCCGTTTGTTACCGATACTGTGAGGATTCCAGGGCTGGAGTATTTAGATGTGGCAAATATGGAAGGTATAAACCATCTATCTGTAGGAGCACCGGTTATTTTAGCAGATGGCATTTTTGGCCAAGATCAGGTAAAGGTCAAAAGCGGTCCGATTCTAAAAGAGATAGGAGTTGCCTCGGCAATATACCATGCACCGGCAATGATTGTAGTATCTCATTGTAAAGGGCATGTGGGATCGGGATTTGGCGGTGCCATTAAAAATCTAGGGATGGGCGGCATAAGCTGTAAAGATACCTGCGGCGAAGCTGAAAGAGGACGGATACATTTTGAAGAAAATAAACATCTCAATTGGCTTGATGACAAATGTATACGCTGCGGACAATGTGTGGATGTATGTCCGCACGGTGCCATTAAGCTGATGAATGACTGTATAGTTATAGATAAATCCATATGTGTAAAATGCGGCCGCTGCTCTCGAGTATGTGAAGCAAAGGCGCTGATTGTTCCAATTACCGAGGAGGGCTTTCAGGCAGGATTAGCTGAGTCGGCACATGCTGTAGTATCGACATTTGAAAAAGGCAGAATCCTTTACATAAATTTTATCACAGAAGTTCAGCCAGAATGCGATTGTATGCCCATGGCCGATACTCCTCTGGTGCAGGATCAGGGTGTTTTAGTGTCTTTCGACCCGGTGGCTATCGATCAAGCTGCCATAGACATGATAAACAGCGCTGCGCCACTTGCCCAATCAAAAGCTGCGGATAAAAATGTTAAAAAGGGGGATAATATATTAAAGGCCGTGACCGGTAAAAACGCCCAGCTTCACATTGATGCTGCATGTAAGCTTGGTATGGGTACTAAGGAATATGAGCTGATTACTATTACGGAAAAAGATGTAAGCGAGGGCGAAGGAGAATAG
- a CDS encoding HdeD family acid-resistance protein, with product MEYIKKSKIAIIAMSILFITLGIILIARPEFSVLAICRLFGAIILIPGIIKIIGFFRKAAYEDMLGFDLVYGLFFILLGIFMLIAPKAVVSAFPLMLGIVIIIDSILRLQLSINLKRLQHEKWWVHLCFALITAVLGILLVFNPFTGSVIMTRLIGIALTISGVVNLLGIIYISRALKW from the coding sequence ATGGAATACATAAAAAAATCTAAAATAGCAATTATAGCTATGTCAATTTTATTCATTACCTTAGGGATTATCCTGATTGCCAGGCCTGAGTTTTCTGTCCTAGCTATTTGCAGACTGTTTGGTGCGATTATACTGATTCCGGGTATTATTAAAATAATCGGCTTTTTTAGGAAAGCTGCATATGAAGATATGCTTGGCTTTGATTTGGTTTATGGGCTTTTCTTTATTTTGCTTGGGATTTTTATGTTAATTGCTCCCAAAGCAGTAGTTTCTGCATTTCCCCTGATGCTTGGCATTGTTATTATTATCGATAGCATTTTAAGATTGCAGCTTTCTATTAACTTGAAAAGATTGCAACATGAAAAATGGTGGGTACATCTTTGCTTTGCTCTGATAACAGCGGTATTAGGGATATTATTAGTTTTTAACCCCTTTACAGGAAGTGTTATTATGACAAGACTTATTGGTATTGCCTTGACTATAAGTGGTGTTGTAAATTTACTGGGTATAATTTATATTTCAAGAGCTTTGAAGTGGTAA
- a CDS encoding ferredoxin family protein, giving the protein MSKKAYKQRIYIEAEKCVECGACTAVCGAKALYLDKATWKLIYNVQKCQGCMLCVSACPSRAIKSDIEDLPSAVAAAL; this is encoded by the coding sequence ATGAGTAAAAAAGCATATAAACAGCGAATATACATTGAAGCCGAAAAATGCGTAGAATGTGGTGCTTGTACTGCGGTTTGCGGTGCAAAGGCTCTGTATCTTGATAAAGCCACATGGAAGCTTATATATAATGTTCAAAAATGCCAGGGCTGTATGCTGTGTGTAAGTGCATGCCCTTCAAGAGCCATAAAAAGCGACATTGAAGATTTGCCGTCTGCAGTTGCAGCAGCTTTATAA
- a CDS encoding UPF0280 family protein, giving the protein MYQKRFYRDYTKAQGLVKFNVTEYESDLEIISKSDLKNEALSQLKKYRNEITNYISLYPEFMTSLAPINPSDDAPVIVKHMCSASKAANVGPMAAVAGAISEYVGKALEKYTDELIIENGGDIYIKSNHDRHVLIYAGKSPLSNKIALLIPGNGNSIGVCTSSGTVGHSLSFGKADAAVVISHDTLLADATATAVGNRVKTADDIEQGINFAKFIPGIEGVVIIIQDKLGIWGNITLTRP; this is encoded by the coding sequence ATGTATCAAAAGCGATTCTATCGAGATTATACTAAGGCACAGGGCCTTGTAAAATTTAATGTCACTGAATATGAATCGGATTTAGAGATTATTTCTAAATCCGATTTAAAAAATGAGGCTTTATCTCAGCTAAAAAAATATAGAAATGAAATCACAAATTACATCAGCCTCTATCCTGAATTCATGACAAGCCTTGCTCCCATAAATCCTTCAGATGACGCCCCTGTCATAGTAAAACATATGTGCTCGGCTTCAAAAGCCGCCAATGTGGGTCCTATGGCCGCCGTCGCAGGTGCTATAAGTGAATATGTCGGCAAGGCCCTTGAAAAATATACCGATGAGCTAATCATTGAAAATGGCGGCGATATCTATATAAAAAGCAATCATGACAGGCATGTGCTTATATATGCAGGCAAATCACCGCTTTCCAATAAAATAGCCCTACTGATTCCCGGAAATGGCAACTCTATTGGAGTTTGCACATCCAGCGGCACCGTAGGTCATTCACTAAGTTTCGGCAAGGCCGATGCAGCAGTGGTGATTTCTCATGATACCCTCTTGGCCGATGCAACCGCTACCGCTGTGGGCAACAGGGTAAAGACTGCCGATGATATAGAGCAGGGTATTAATTTTGCAAAATTCATTCCGGGGATAGAGGGAGTTGTTATTATTATACAGGATAAATTGGGCATCTGGGGAAATATTACGCTTACAAGGCCATAG
- a CDS encoding homocysteine biosynthesis protein — protein MEVKKSFEEINEKIKNGTAVVVTAEEIIDIVKEKGLDKATSHVDVVTTATFSPMCSSGAFLNFGHADPPIRMTKVLLNNVPAHAGLAAVDAYIGATETSFDRDIEYGGAHVICDLMAGKKIHLQATSPGTDCYPRKEIDTYITKDSINEAYLFNPRNCYQNYDAAINTSDRTLYTYMGVLQPNMANINYSTSGELSPLLNDPYLRTIGMGTKIFLAGAPGYVAWQGTQFITEVERGNNGVPTTSAATLAVIGDLKQMSCDYIQPAVFEKYGTSMFVGIGIPIPVLDKDMLMNLAVENKDIYTHIVDYSVGRRSKPSLGKVNYAQLRSGTVTLEGKQIPTTPLSSLSKARAIAQELKRWILTDKFTLQEPFKHFGKVSKLNTLEEVGKGEIDNE, from the coding sequence ATGGAAGTTAAAAAATCTTTTGAGGAAATTAATGAAAAAATCAAAAATGGGACTGCGGTTGTTGTTACTGCAGAGGAAATAATCGACATAGTAAAGGAGAAGGGGTTGGATAAGGCAACAAGTCATGTGGATGTTGTAACAACTGCAACTTTTAGCCCGATGTGCTCCTCAGGTGCATTTCTAAACTTCGGCCATGCAGACCCTCCCATCCGAATGACCAAGGTACTGCTGAACAATGTACCTGCACATGCTGGTCTTGCAGCAGTTGATGCATATATAGGTGCTACTGAAACTTCTTTTGACAGGGATATAGAATACGGCGGTGCTCACGTAATATGCGATTTGATGGCAGGCAAGAAGATACACTTACAGGCGACATCTCCTGGCACCGACTGCTACCCCAGAAAAGAAATCGACACTTATATTACAAAGGATTCCATTAATGAGGCATATTTGTTTAACCCGAGAAATTGCTATCAGAATTATGATGCAGCTATAAATACTTCTGACAGGACTTTATACACATATATGGGAGTCCTGCAGCCGAATATGGCAAACATTAACTACTCCACATCCGGCGAGCTGAGCCCGTTGCTCAATGACCCATATCTTCGAACGATAGGAATGGGAACCAAAATCTTTCTTGCCGGTGCTCCCGGTTACGTAGCCTGGCAGGGGACTCAGTTTATAACCGAAGTAGAGCGAGGAAATAACGGCGTTCCGACTACATCTGCAGCCACATTGGCTGTTATCGGCGACCTAAAGCAGATGAGCTGTGATTACATTCAGCCGGCGGTTTTTGAAAAATACGGCACATCCATGTTTGTCGGCATAGGTATCCCGATACCGGTATTGGATAAAGATATGTTAATGAACTTAGCCGTTGAAAATAAAGATATATATACACATATAGTGGATTATAGCGTTGGACGGCGCTCCAAGCCCAGCCTGGGCAAGGTAAATTATGCACAGTTAAGGAGCGGCACGGTTACACTTGAGGGCAAGCAAATACCTACTACGCCCTTATCCAGTCTGAGTAAAGCTCGTGCAATCGCTCAAGAACTGAAAAGGTGGATACTAACAGATAAATTTACGCTGCAGGAACCTTTCAAGCATTTTGGTAAGGTCTCAAAGCTTAATACACTGGAAGAAGTAGGCAAAGGAGAGATTGATAATGAGTAA
- a CDS encoding S1C family serine protease, giving the protein MDIKKILAVAVLSSLIGALAATFITTSIIYGNQQSRPEQKSETSEIAQVQEAAIPVIAREVTPAVVGISTVRVEYDFFYRPVETEAVGSGIIVNESGYIITNDHVVGNADQITVFLSDGRKYKAHRLYSDSALDLSVIKISAPDLTVAKLGDSDKVVVGDLAVAIGNPLGLALQRTVTAGIISALNRTVVVRDGRGEVLMQDLIQTDASINPGNSGGPLVNSHGEIIGINTVKASQAEAIGFSIPINMARPIVNSIIEKGRFDKPYLGIEGIDREIAQAMNIKLTVDSGIYVTGVKEGSPADVAGIRKGDVITKLAGKKVGSMAKLRQVMYGLGVGKQVDIEIMRDRSVITKTIVPSKITA; this is encoded by the coding sequence TTGGATATTAAGAAGATACTGGCAGTAGCTGTCTTGAGCTCCCTTATTGGAGCACTGGCAGCTACTTTTATTACAACATCTATCATTTATGGCAATCAGCAGTCAAGACCTGAACAAAAATCGGAAACTTCTGAAATTGCACAGGTTCAGGAAGCGGCCATTCCGGTCATAGCACGAGAAGTGACACCTGCCGTAGTAGGTATATCTACGGTTCGCGTAGAGTATGACTTTTTTTACAGGCCGGTGGAAACGGAAGCGGTAGGCTCCGGTATCATAGTAAATGAGTCGGGCTATATAATTACTAATGACCATGTGGTGGGCAATGCCGACCAAATCACGGTGTTTCTTTCAGATGGCAGGAAGTACAAAGCCCACAGGCTCTATAGCGACTCTGCACTGGACCTTTCCGTAATAAAAATATCCGCACCTGATTTGACAGTTGCTAAACTGGGAGATTCTGACAAGGTTGTGGTAGGAGATTTGGCGGTAGCCATTGGGAACCCTTTGGGACTTGCCCTTCAGAGGACTGTTACGGCAGGCATCATAAGTGCTTTAAATCGTACGGTTGTAGTTAGAGATGGCAGGGGTGAAGTATTGATGCAAGACTTAATTCAAACAGATGCCTCAATAAATCCGGGCAATAGCGGTGGTCCTTTGGTAAATAGTCATGGGGAAATAATTGGTATAAATACCGTTAAAGCTTCTCAAGCTGAGGCCATAGGATTCTCCATACCCATCAATATGGCACGGCCTATAGTAAACAGCATAATAGAAAAAGGCAGGTTTGATAAACCTTATCTAGGTATTGAAGGTATCGATCGTGAGATAGCTCAAGCTATGAATATAAAATTGACGGTAGATAGCGGTATATATGTAACGGGGGTAAAGGAGGGTAGTCCTGCCGATGTGGCTGGTATTAGAAAAGGTGATGTCATTACAAAGCTCGCCGGCAAAAAAGTAGGTTCAATGGCAAAACTTCGGCAAGTAATGTACGGTTTGGGTGTGGGGAAGCAAGTAGATATAGAGATAATGCGGGATAGAAGTGTGATCACAAAGACAATTGTGCCATCAAAGATAACTGCGTAA
- a CDS encoding amino acid ABC transporter substrate-binding protein translates to MRKRLKTAVILMLVLILGMISLAGCSNEAAKQETLEKETSQQESAAQEDSFEKIKAKGKIVMGLDDTFAPMGFRDENNEIVGFDVDLANEVFKRNDLELILQPIDWTMKEAELNAGNIDMIWNAYTITEERKEKVAFTKPYLDNRQVIVTLEGSDIKSKSDLAGKKVAAQTGSSAVDAMNTEPELVKSFDGGEPVLFDTNNEAFMDLEAKRVDAVVADEVLARYYIKQKGADKYTILDEDFGDEEYGIGFRKQDKKLLEMVDKTLDDMRKDGSYDLIYQKWFGK, encoded by the coding sequence ATGAGAAAGAGATTGAAAACAGCAGTTATTTTGATGCTTGTTTTAATTTTGGGTATGATTAGCTTAGCAGGTTGTTCAAATGAGGCGGCTAAGCAAGAAACTTTAGAGAAAGAAACGTCTCAGCAAGAATCTGCTGCACAGGAAGACTCCTTTGAAAAGATAAAAGCGAAGGGTAAAATTGTCATGGGTCTTGACGATACATTTGCACCTATGGGCTTTAGAGATGAAAACAATGAAATTGTGGGTTTTGATGTAGATTTGGCCAATGAAGTTTTCAAGCGAAATGATTTAGAATTGATTCTTCAGCCTATAGACTGGACAATGAAAGAAGCGGAATTAAACGCGGGAAATATAGACATGATTTGGAATGCATATACAATTACCGAGGAAAGAAAAGAGAAGGTTGCCTTTACAAAGCCATACCTTGATAACAGGCAGGTAATTGTCACCCTTGAAGGCTCTGACATTAAAAGTAAAAGCGATCTTGCCGGCAAAAAGGTAGCGGCACAGACCGGTTCTAGCGCTGTAGATGCTATGAATACCGAACCTGAGTTAGTGAAGTCCTTTGACGGTGGTGAGCCGGTATTATTTGATACGAACAATGAAGCCTTTATGGATTTGGAGGCTAAAAGGGTTGATGCCGTTGTAGCCGATGAGGTTTTGGCACGCTACTATATCAAGCAAAAAGGTGCAGATAAGTATACAATTCTCGATGAAGATTTTGGTGACGAGGAATACGGCATAGGTTTTAGGAAACAGGATAAAAAGCTGCTGGAAATGGTTGATAAAACTTTAGACGATATGAGAAAAGACGGAAGCTATGATTTAATATATCAAAAATGGTTTGGTAAGTAA
- a CDS encoding Vitamin B12 dependent methionine synthase activation protein — protein MNINYDEVLHYLGYHNNHRPYENTKELITECISEIKGIAQKQYVYDIFDTEHKDGKILLKQSNVTLYGHDIAHHLKHSSKTALMAVTLGLEVDKRISLYLRINPTKGLILDACASAAVEALCDEVEGKIRLKAASEGLYITSRYSPGYGDLPLCLQGDIAAALDTYRKIGLAVTKDFLLAPRKSVIAIIGVQQVLPDKRGCGNKCKLCSAVNCQYRKGENFFE, from the coding sequence ATGAATATTAATTATGATGAAGTATTGCATTATCTCGGTTATCATAATAATCACCGCCCTTATGAAAATACCAAGGAACTCATAACAGAATGTATCAGCGAAATTAAAGGTATTGCACAAAAGCAGTACGTTTATGATATATTCGATACCGAACACAAAGATGGAAAAATATTACTTAAGCAAAGCAATGTGACGCTTTACGGTCATGACATAGCACATCACTTAAAACATTCATCAAAGACGGCCCTAATGGCTGTTACCCTAGGTCTAGAAGTCGATAAAAGAATTTCATTATATTTAAGAATTAATCCTACAAAAGGCCTAATCCTTGATGCCTGTGCATCGGCTGCAGTTGAGGCATTATGTGATGAAGTGGAGGGCAAAATCCGGTTAAAAGCTGCAAGTGAAGGCCTTTATATTACCTCCAGATACAGCCCGGGTTACGGCGATTTGCCCCTTTGCCTTCAAGGCGATATAGCTGCGGCATTGGATACCTATAGAAAAATCGGGCTTGCCGTTACCAAAGACTTTCTGCTTGCTCCCCGAAAATCCGTAATAGCGATTATAGGTGTGCAGCAAGTATTACCTGATAAAAGAGGATGCGGCAATAAGTGCAAGCTTTGTTCTGCTGTAAATTGTCAGTATAGAAAGGGTGAAAACTTTTTTGAGTAA
- a CDS encoding homocysteine S-methyltransferase family protein, with protein MSKRIDFSNFIVFDGAMGTMLQTHGLKAGELPESYNILHPEIIEKIHGEYLDAGADVITTNTFGANRIKLSKYGYDIGEIVKSGVKIALKAAGKRLVALDIGPIGQLMKPYGTLSFSEAYELFREQVIAGADAGADLILIETMSDIYEMKAAILAAKENCNLPVVATMTFQQDKRTLTGTDPLTMVNVICGLGVNALGINCSLGPKEILPLIEEVLSCSKIPVIAQPNAGMPKIIDGKTVFNVEPDEFARYAKIMAEKGVTILGGCCGTNPEHIRALRHVLAGLEPIKRKVEPITAASSFSKTVIIGEGITVIGEKLNPTGRKHLKEALKSNDMEYVLRQALAQQDAGAHILNVNAGLPEIDEKAVMINIIRELQSTVSVPLQIDSTDSDVIEAAVRIYNGRPIINSVNGKLKVMEEIFPIAKKYGACVVGLTLDENGIPSKAKDRFKIAENIVKTASKYGIAKEDLIIDCLVIAASAQQDEVREIIKATRLVKERLGVKTILGVSNISFGLPNRTLLNRTFLALALEAGLDAPIIDPADEEVMGTINAFNVLWGYDKYANNYIAAYAPKDKKPAVKAFSATDVADIEDIIINGLKEEAAPKVRAMLKAMSPTQIIDEHLVPSLDIVGRKYEAGEIFLPQLIQSAETAKRAFEAIKHHIIETNGGKAEFSKGKIILATVRGDIHDIGKNIVKILLENYGFEVIDLGKDVPEDEIIQRIKQDNVSLVGLSALMTTTAQNMANTIKAIRKAGLGCKIMVGGAVVNAEFAKSIGADYYGRDAQESVRIAQEFFSPS; from the coding sequence TTGAGTAAGCGGATTGACTTTTCAAACTTTATAGTTTTTGACGGTGCAATGGGTACCATGCTTCAAACACACGGTCTTAAGGCAGGAGAACTTCCGGAAAGTTATAATATTTTGCACCCGGAGATTATTGAAAAAATTCACGGCGAATACCTGGATGCTGGTGCAGATGTGATTACTACGAATACATTTGGGGCAAACCGCATTAAGCTTAGTAAATATGGGTATGATATCGGTGAAATCGTTAAAAGCGGCGTTAAAATAGCCTTAAAAGCTGCCGGGAAAAGGCTTGTTGCATTGGATATTGGACCTATCGGTCAGCTCATGAAACCCTATGGAACTTTATCTTTTAGCGAGGCATACGAGCTTTTCAGGGAGCAGGTAATCGCCGGCGCAGATGCAGGTGCAGATTTAATTTTAATAGAGACCATGTCAGATATTTATGAAATGAAGGCAGCTATTCTTGCAGCAAAAGAAAACTGCAATCTTCCTGTTGTAGCTACTATGACTTTCCAGCAGGACAAAAGGACTTTGACGGGAACTGACCCTCTGACTATGGTAAATGTAATTTGCGGACTTGGGGTAAATGCTTTAGGCATTAATTGCTCTTTAGGGCCTAAAGAGATTCTGCCGCTAATTGAAGAAGTGCTGTCATGCTCCAAAATCCCGGTTATAGCCCAGCCCAATGCCGGCATGCCGAAGATTATAGACGGAAAAACCGTATTTAATGTAGAACCCGATGAATTTGCCAGATATGCAAAAATCATGGCCGAAAAGGGTGTTACAATTCTTGGGGGCTGCTGCGGCACAAATCCGGAACATATAAGGGCATTAAGGCATGTGCTTGCAGGTCTTGAGCCTATAAAGCGGAAAGTTGAACCGATAACGGCTGCAAGTTCATTTTCAAAGACGGTAATTATCGGTGAAGGCATAACCGTTATAGGCGAAAAGCTAAATCCTACCGGCAGAAAGCACCTTAAAGAGGCGTTGAAAAGCAATGATATGGAATATGTCTTGCGGCAGGCTCTTGCACAGCAGGATGCAGGAGCACATATTCTCAATGTAAATGCAGGGCTGCCGGAAATAGATGAAAAGGCTGTAATGATAAATATCATCCGAGAGCTGCAAAGTACAGTAAGTGTCCCCCTCCAGATTGACAGTACCGATAGTGATGTAATCGAAGCCGCCGTGCGAATATACAATGGTAGGCCCATTATTAATTCAGTAAATGGAAAGCTAAAGGTTATGGAGGAGATATTCCCTATAGCCAAAAAATACGGAGCCTGTGTTGTCGGCCTAACATTAGATGAAAATGGAATACCGTCAAAGGCAAAAGACAGATTTAAAATAGCCGAAAATATAGTTAAGACCGCCTCCAAATACGGTATAGCAAAAGAAGACTTGATTATTGACTGCCTCGTTATTGCAGCTTCCGCCCAGCAGGATGAAGTAAGGGAAATTATAAAGGCCACCAGATTGGTAAAAGAAAGGCTTGGAGTAAAAACTATTTTGGGTGTTAGCAATATCTCCTTTGGTTTGCCTAACAGAACACTGCTGAATCGCACATTCTTGGCTCTTGCGTTAGAAGCCGGACTGGATGCACCGATTATTGACCCTGCTGATGAAGAAGTGATGGGAACTATAAATGCATTCAACGTGCTTTGGGGCTACGATAAGTATGCCAACAATTATATTGCTGCATATGCGCCTAAGGATAAAAAACCTGCTGTCAAAGCTTTCTCCGCTACGGATGTGGCAGATATTGAGGATATAATCATAAACGGCTTAAAGGAAGAAGCTGCACCAAAGGTAAGAGCTATGCTCAAAGCAATGAGTCCCACACAGATAATAGATGAACATTTGGTGCCTTCACTGGATATAGTAGGGCGCAAATACGAAGCGGGTGAGATTTTCCTTCCACAACTCATACAATCCGCCGAAACTGCCAAAAGGGCTTTTGAGGCCATAAAGCATCATATCATTGAAACAAATGGCGGGAAGGCTGAATTTAGCAAGGGGAAAATCATCCTTGCTACTGTGCGGGGAGATATTCATGATATAGGTAAAAATATCGTAAAAATTTTATTAGAAAATTATGGGTTTGAGGTTATTGATTTGGGAAAAGATGTACCGGAAGACGAGATTATCCAAAGGATAAAGCAGGACAATGTAAGCCTTGTAGGCTTAAGTGCTTTAATGACAACCACTGCTCAGAACATGGCAAATACAATAAAGGCAATAAGGAAAGCAGGCCTTGGATGTAAGATAATGGTAGGCGGTGCAGTTGTCAATGCCGAATTTGCAAAAAGCATCGGTGCTGACTATTATGGAAGGGATGCTCAGGAATCGGTGAGAATTGCCCAGGAGTTTTTTAGTCCATCATAA
- a CDS encoding two-component system regulatory protein YycI, translated as MEWKKAITILVVSFILLNIFLVFNLWFKEKPMAEFELTSGQQSEIKQYLMERGVILKVDDLKEGRPQSLLEVSFQKVDEKKALESFFGKKALPQVNKTQDGRMYTFEKQQLIITDNGFITYFNNEDQIIWPNLTKEQAENEAANFIKNHGNMPANAVLDKVTYDDKSQGYLLEYVRYHDNFFIDNSYVTMLVTPSGIKTYYQCWLKPLGYVGKKRGVISPLTAIMRVINEVQAENQISITRVQQGYYSKLYDANRWQVAPVWKIELNDGDIYYVNAYTGEMEQ; from the coding sequence TTGGAATGGAAAAAAGCGATTACTATTCTTGTCGTATCATTTATATTACTTAACATATTTTTGGTATTTAACTTATGGTTTAAAGAAAAGCCCATGGCTGAATTTGAACTTACTTCAGGCCAGCAGTCGGAAATCAAACAGTATTTAATGGAAAGAGGCGTTATATTAAAGGTAGATGATTTAAAAGAGGGAAGGCCTCAGTCTTTGCTAGAAGTGAGTTTTCAAAAAGTAGATGAAAAAAAGGCTTTAGAAAGTTTTTTTGGAAAAAAAGCACTGCCACAAGTTAACAAGACTCAAGACGGGAGAATGTATACTTTTGAAAAGCAGCAACTTATAATTACGGATAACGGATTTATTACTTATTTCAATAATGAGGACCAAATAATATGGCCAAATCTTACAAAAGAACAAGCAGAAAATGAGGCAGCAAATTTTATTAAAAATCATGGCAATATGCCGGCAAATGCGGTATTGGACAAGGTTACCTATGACGATAAAAGCCAAGGTTACCTATTAGAGTATGTGCGCTACCACGACAATTTTTTCATAGATAACAGCTACGTAACAATGCTTGTTACACCCTCAGGCATTAAAACCTATTATCAGTGTTGGCTCAAGCCTTTAGGCTATGTAGGTAAAAAACGAGGTGTTATTTCTCCTCTCACAGCTATTATGAGGGTTATTAACGAGGTTCAGGCTGAAAATCAAATATCAATAACTCGAGTTCAGCAGGGCTATTATTCTAAACTTTATGATGCTAATCGCTGGCAGGTGGCTCCGGTGTGGAAAATAGAGCTAAATGATGGTGATATTTATTATGTAAATGCTTATACAGGCGAAATGGAACAATGA